In one Deltaproteobacteria bacterium genomic region, the following are encoded:
- a CDS encoding cold-shock protein, with protein MSEGTVKWFNDGKGFGFIEQEDGPDVFVHFSEIQDEGFKTLEEGQKVSFEVSQGQKGPQASKVIKM; from the coding sequence ATGTCAGAAGGTACAGTGAAGTGGTTCAACGACGGCAAGGGTTTTGGTTTCATTGAGCAGGAAGATGGTCCTGACGTATTCGTCCATTTTTCCGAGATTCAGGATGAAGGCTTCAAAACCCTGGAAGAAGGTCAGAAGGTCAGCTTTGAAGTCAGCCAGGGGCAGAAAGGCCCCCAGGCCTCCAAAGTGATCAAGATGTAA
- a CDS encoding alpha-amylase has translation MKRHRPVAEGARIYNLFPLIAGPFDRWRPHLERACGMGFNWIFINPFHQPGFSGSLYAVKDYYVVNPLFVADNGLPPMEQLRRIVEEARGMGLHLIMDLVINHTAIDSPLLKEHPDWYRRDEKGKIVHPSAWEGDKCVAVWGDLAEIDNECSPDRENLRRYWEDLVLNYHEIGFEGFRCDAAYQVPDALWASLIGKIKGIYPGTLFFAETLGCTIEDVVRLAKAGFDYTFNSSKYWDFEAPWCLDQYAENAQWAPSVSFAESHDTNRLAEELEGNVAAIRQRYLFSALFSTAVMMPIGFEFGFRKRLHVVSTRPSDWEETGIDLTGFITEVNAFKKGHSVFNEDGPIEVIDCGNDRICALRKSTFDRTESALLLLNRDPAKEQAGRIESFPPLFPEGVPFFEAFLGPNTRVLSGFSDFSLPPSGFKIFFSRENV, from the coding sequence CTCGAACGGGCGTGCGGCATGGGTTTCAACTGGATTTTCATCAACCCGTTTCACCAGCCCGGTTTTTCGGGGAGTCTCTATGCGGTAAAGGATTATTATGTGGTCAATCCGCTGTTTGTTGCAGACAACGGACTTCCGCCGATGGAACAGCTACGGCGGATTGTGGAGGAGGCGCGCGGGATGGGGCTTCACCTGATCATGGACCTTGTCATCAACCATACCGCCATCGACTCCCCTCTATTGAAGGAACACCCCGACTGGTACCGCCGGGATGAGAAGGGGAAGATCGTTCACCCCTCGGCCTGGGAGGGAGACAAATGCGTCGCCGTCTGGGGGGACCTGGCCGAGATCGACAACGAATGCTCCCCCGACCGGGAGAACCTCCGGCGTTACTGGGAGGATCTGGTCCTCAATTACCATGAGATAGGATTCGAGGGGTTCCGGTGCGATGCCGCCTACCAGGTGCCCGATGCACTCTGGGCGTCGCTGATCGGGAAGATCAAAGGAATCTACCCCGGGACCCTCTTTTTTGCGGAGACCCTCGGCTGCACGATTGAGGATGTGGTCCGGCTGGCGAAGGCCGGGTTCGACTACACCTTCAACAGCTCAAAGTATTGGGACTTCGAGGCGCCCTGGTGTCTGGACCAGTATGCCGAAAACGCACAATGGGCCCCCTCCGTCAGCTTCGCGGAATCCCACGATACGAACCGGCTGGCCGAAGAATTGGAAGGAAATGTGGCGGCGATCAGGCAGCGCTACCTCTTTTCCGCCCTCTTCTCCACGGCGGTAATGATGCCGATCGGGTTCGAATTTGGATTCCGGAAACGGCTTCATGTCGTTTCGACCCGCCCCTCCGACTGGGAGGAGACGGGGATCGATCTTACCGGATTCATTACCGAGGTCAATGCCTTCAAAAAGGGACACTCCGTCTTCAATGAGGACGGTCCGATCGAAGTCATCGACTGCGGCAATGACCGGATCTGCGCTTTGCGGAAATCGACCTTCGATCGGACGGAATCGGCCCTCCTCCTGCTCAACCGGGATCCCGCAAAAGAACAGGCCGGTCGGATCGAGTCGTTCCCTCCCCTCTTTCCGGAAGGGGTGCCTTTTTTTGAGGCGTTTTTGGGTCCGAACACCCGGGTACTTTCCGGTTTCTCTGATTTTAGCCTTCCCCCCTCCGGTTTCAAGATTTTCTTTTCCAGGGAAAATGTATAA